CTCGAAGTGCTCGATACAGCGCTCGGGCTGTTGACCGGCCTGCTCGGCATACTACAGCCGTTCCTCGGCGTGATTCTGATCGTCCTCATCGTCCTGTGGCTGCTCGACCGGCTGTAGGACCGCGCTCTTTTTGCCCACAGCGGACGAGCGCCCACTGTGTACAGCATCAACGTCCCGCTCCCGTCGGCAGTCACGTCGCTGGCGGCCGACCTCGCGGCCGACCTGCCGCTCGCACAGCGGCGGGGACGGGGCGAGCACACGCTGGTCGCCAAGCGACTGGGCGGCGGCGACCACACGGCCTACGCACGGCTGGAAGCGCAGGGACGTGAGGCGCTTCGCGGCCAGTCGGCGTTCGAGGCACGGATTTCGGGCGTCGAGCAGTTCGAGACGGCCGTGACCGGTCCATCACCGGTGGTGTATCTCGCCGTCGAGAGCCCGGGGCTTGTCGCCCTGCACGAGCGGCTCTGCGAGCGGTTCGATCCCGTCGACGAAATGGAGGGCGACGCGTACGTCCCGCACGTAACCGTCGCCCGCGGCGGGGACCGCGACGCGGCCGCTCGGCTGGTCGAGCGGGACATCGAGCCGATCCGGTGGACCGTCGACGAACTCTCGTTCTACGACGCCGACCGGAACCATCCGGTCAGTCGGGTGTCGCTGCCGGGATAACGCCGGTCGGTCGTCTGTCCCGGCACAATGGCGAACAGGCGGCACGGGTCGGTCCCGGCGCGGTGTGCCGCGCAATCGCTGAGCGCGCCGGGTCGTGGCTACGTCACGGCGGCGGTAATCCCGGCCTCGGATATAAACGGTCGCACCGAAAGCAACGCTTTTGGAGCGGCCTGCCATCGAGTACGTATATGGATTACCGGGAAGTCGACAGTACGTCCGAGTACGTCTGCCGACTGGCACACGGCGCGGACTGGCGGGGCGAAATCGAGGCCTTCGCGGACGAACAGGGCATCGACGCCGGCTTCTTCTACGGGCTCGGGGCGGTCCAAGACGCGGAGCTCATGTTCTACGATCAGGACCGGACCGAGTACGACTCGGTGACCTTCGACGAACCGCTGGAAGTCGCCGCCTGTATGGGCAACATCTCGCAGCTGGACGGAGAGCGGTTCGCCCACACCCACGCTGTTCTCTCGCGGCCCGACGGCGAAGCGATTGCCGGCCACCTGAACGCCGGCACCGTCTGGGCGGGCGAACTGTACGTCCGCGGATTCGATACAGAGCTCAAGCGGGAGCACGACGAGCCAACCGACCTGGACCTCTGGAATATCTAAGATGCGAGAGGCCGACGAACAGTACTTCGAAACGCTGGAAACACAACTCGAAGCCGCCTTCGACGTCGCCGAGCGGGCCAAAGAGCGCGGCGGTGACCCGAAGCCGGAGGTCGAGATTCCAACCGCGCGCGACATGGCAGACCGGGTCGAGAACATCCTCGGCATCGACGGCGTTGCCGAGCGGGTTCGAGAGCTGGAGGGGCAGATGTCCCGCGAGGAGGCCGCGCTGGAACTGGTCGAGGACTTCGTCGAGGGGACTGTCGGCGACTACGACAGCCGCGAAGGGAAAGTCGAGGGCGCGGTCCGGACCGCCGTTGCCCTGCTGACCGAGGGCGTCGTCGCCGCACCGATCGAGGGCATCGACCGCGTCGAACTGCTGGAAAACGACGACGGGACGGAGTTCATCAACGTCTACTACGCCGGCCCGATTCGGTCGGCTGGCGGGACCGCGCAGGCGTTGTCGGTGCTGGTCGCCGACTACGCCCGCGCACTGCTGGGCATCGACCAGTACAAGGCCCGCGACGACGAGATCGGGCGCTACGCCGAGGAAATCGACCTCTACGACAAGGACACCGGCCTGCAGTACTCACCCAAGGAGAAGGAGACGAAGTTCATCGCCGAGCACATGCCGATTATGCTCGACGGCGAAGCGACCGGCGACGAGGAAGTCTCGGGCTATCGGGACCTCGAACGCGTCGACTCGAACTCGCCGCGCGGCGGGATGTGTCTGGTACTGGCCGAGGGGATTGCCCTGAAAGCGCCGAAGATCCAGCGCTACACCCGGAACCTGGACGAGGTCGACTGGCCGTGGCTGCAGGACCTCATCGACGGGACCATCGGCAAAGACGAAGCCGACCAGGCGGACGGCTCGGACGATGCGGACAGCGACGACGGGAGCGAAGGAGCGAACGAGGACAGCGAAGACGAGAGTGACGAGCAGGCCGGACCGCCCCGCGTCGAGCCAGCCGACAAATACCTCCGGGACCTCATTGCCGGCCGGCCAGTGTTCTCTCACCCGTCGAAAGCGGGCGGATTCCGGCTTCGTTACGGGCGGTCACGTAACCATGGCTTCGCGACCGCCGGCGTCCATCCGGCGACGATGCATCTCGTCGACGACTTCCTCGCGACCGGGACCCAGATCAAGACCGAGCGGCCGGGGAAAGCCGCTGGCGTCGTCCCGGTCGACACCATCGAGGGACCCACCGTCCGCCTGGCCAACGGGGACGTGCGCCGCATCGACGATGCCGAGGAGGCGCTGGAAGTGCGCAACGGCGTCGAGAAGATACTCGACCTGGGCGAGTACCTGGTCAACTACGGGGAGTTCGTCGAGAACAACCACCCGCTCGCGCCGGCCTCTTACACTGTCGAGTGGTGGGAGCAGGACCTCAATGCCGCGGGCGCGGACGTGCAGGCGATGCAGGACTCGCCCCACGTCGACCTCGCCGACCCGAGCGCCGAGGAGGCAATCGAGTGGGCGACCGACTACGACGTGCCGTTGCACCCGAAATACACCTACCTCTGGCACGACGTGAGCGTCGACCAGGTGTGCGCGCTCGCCGACGCCGTCGAGGACGCAAAGGTCGCACAGGCCGACGGGGCGTACGCCGACCCAGAGGCGGAGGCTGACGACACAGCGGGCGAGACGTACAGCGACGACGGCGCGCTCGTCCTGCCCCGCACCGATGCCGTCCAGCGGACGCTGGAACACCTCCTCGTCGAGCACACCCAAGACGACGACAGGATTACCGTCACCGACTGGGTGCCGCTGGTGCGGACACTCGGGTTCTCCCGCTCGTTAGAGCGGGACTGGACGCCTGCGGACCTCTCCGAGCGCGCCAGGACCTACGGCGAGAGCGAGTCGCTCGACGCAATCGGGGTAGCCGAGGACGCCGAACGCGAAGACGGCCAGAACGCAATCGAGGTAATCAACGAAATCGCGCCGTTTCAGGTCCGGGAGCGAGCCCCGACCCGCATCGGCAACCGGATGGGTCGCCCCGAGAAATCCGAGCGGCGGGACCTCTCGCCGGCCGTCCACACGCTCAGCCCCATCGGCGAGGCCGGCGGCGCACAGCGGGACGTGGCCAAGGCGACGAAGCACGCGGACGGGATGAGCGACACGCCCGGCCACGTCGAGGTGGAGATCGCCCGCCGGCGCTGTCCCGACTGCGGAACCGAGACCCACCAGGCGGGCTGTCCCGACTGTGGCGGCACCACCGAACCGGTGTACGTCTGTCCCGACTGCGAGGCCGAGGTCGAACGCGACGAGTCCGGCCGCGCGGAGTGTACGCGCTGTGAGACGCTCGCCTCGCCGACCCAGTACAAGGTACTCGACCTGCAAGAGGCCTACCGCGATGCCCTGCAGAACGTCGGCGAGCGCGAGACAG
The genomic region above belongs to Haloarcula hispanica ATCC 33960 and contains:
- a CDS encoding DUF7554 family protein — protein: MDRAKLDVDTLLKIVLVLIVVWLGLEVLDTALGLLTGLLGILQPFLGVILIVLIVLWLLDRL
- a CDS encoding 2'-5' RNA ligase family protein → MYSINVPLPSAVTSLAADLAADLPLAQRRGRGEHTLVAKRLGGGDHTAYARLEAQGREALRGQSAFEARISGVEQFETAVTGPSPVVYLAVESPGLVALHERLCERFDPVDEMEGDAYVPHVTVARGGDRDAAARLVERDIEPIRWTVDELSFYDADRNHPVSRVSLPG
- a CDS encoding PPC domain-containing DNA-binding protein; this translates as MDYREVDSTSEYVCRLAHGADWRGEIEAFADEQGIDAGFFYGLGAVQDAELMFYDQDRTEYDSVTFDEPLEVAACMGNISQLDGERFAHTHAVLSRPDGEAIAGHLNAGTVWAGELYVRGFDTELKREHDEPTDLDLWNI
- a CDS encoding DNA-directed DNA polymerase II large subunit: MREADEQYFETLETQLEAAFDVAERAKERGGDPKPEVEIPTARDMADRVENILGIDGVAERVRELEGQMSREEAALELVEDFVEGTVGDYDSREGKVEGAVRTAVALLTEGVVAAPIEGIDRVELLENDDGTEFINVYYAGPIRSAGGTAQALSVLVADYARALLGIDQYKARDDEIGRYAEEIDLYDKDTGLQYSPKEKETKFIAEHMPIMLDGEATGDEEVSGYRDLERVDSNSPRGGMCLVLAEGIALKAPKIQRYTRNLDEVDWPWLQDLIDGTIGKDEADQADGSDDADSDDGSEGANEDSEDESDEQAGPPRVEPADKYLRDLIAGRPVFSHPSKAGGFRLRYGRSRNHGFATAGVHPATMHLVDDFLATGTQIKTERPGKAAGVVPVDTIEGPTVRLANGDVRRIDDAEEALEVRNGVEKILDLGEYLVNYGEFVENNHPLAPASYTVEWWEQDLNAAGADVQAMQDSPHVDLADPSAEEAIEWATDYDVPLHPKYTYLWHDVSVDQVCALADAVEDAKVAQADGAYADPEAEADDTAGETYSDDGALVLPRTDAVQRTLEHLLVEHTQDDDRITVTDWVPLVRTLGFSRSLERDWTPADLSERARTYGESESLDAIGVAEDAEREDGQNAIEVINEIAPFQVRERAPTRIGNRMGRPEKSERRDLSPAVHTLSPIGEAGGAQRDVAKATKHADGMSDTPGHVEVEIARRRCPDCGTETHQAGCPDCGGTTEPVYVCPDCEAEVERDESGRAECTRCETLASPTQYKVLDLQEAYRDALQNVGERETAFEQLKAVKGLTSEEKVPEPMEKGILRAKHDVSAFKDGTVRYDMTDLPVTAVRASELDVSAERLRGLGYTEDIHGDPLTHDDQLVELKVQDIVLSDGAAEHMLQTARFVDDLLEQYYGLERFYEFDDREDLVGELVFGMAPHTSAATVGRVVGFTSAAVGYAHPYFHAAKRRNCFHPDTRLWYEDENDDWEYGTIEELVENRLDDPDEDDFGTLVQELDGDLTVSSLGENGPCRQPVDAVSKHPAPDHLVEISVGDRTLRVTPDHTMLRAGSDGIEEVPAGDLTAGDELPAYDGGETTTMTARGEASTAATDGAAPTDTVETVEYVESNVDHVYCLTVADTHRVAVEGTYVGQCDGDEDCVMLLMDGLLNFSKSYLPNQRGGQMDAPLVMSSRIDPSEIDDEAHNMDIMESYPREFYEATREMKDPTEVEDVMKIAEETLGTDREYTEFRHTHDTANIAAGPDLSAYKTLGSMEDKMDAQLEISRKLRAVVESDVAERIIEYHFLPDLIGNLRAFSRQETRCLDCGESFRRAPLTGDCRECGGRVNLTVHEGSVNKYIDTAIRVADEFGARDYTKQRLKILERKIESVFENDHNKQSGIADFM